ATTTATTAACAGCTTCAGATGTTAGGATAAATAGGAATTTATCAGGCAGAAGTGAGCTTATGTATGTGGCACAGAATGGATGCTACTTTAGGCTGAGGTTTAACTAAGGAATTTTGATTATGTCCAATTACAGGCCCATATGCAGAACTGTAACAGATGCAGTGTATGTGCTTGATGCGATTGTGGGTTTTGATCCAAGAGATTATGAAGCAACAAAGGCAGCATCTGTGTTCATACCTCCAGGTGGCTACATACAATTTCTGAATGAAGATGGCCTCAAAGGAAAGATATTGGGTGTTGTGAGAGAACCATTTTTGGACTCATATAATGGAACCTCTGCAATTCCAGCCTTTGAGCATCATCTAAATGTGTTAAGGTAAATTTCTGCAAGGGCAGTAGGAAAGTAATGCATATGCACATTTGTAGCACAAACAAGTTAGCCCCTTCAGCATGTTTGTCTTACTCTCGAACCTAGGCTATTATTGGCTTCACTAGCGCAGTATGTAACATTTAATCAAGCACTTCTACAGTAgtaactttttgttttcttttgtttatgtcAAGGCAAAGAGGTGCGACTATAGTGGACAATCTGGAAATAGCAAATCTTGATGTTATTATGGATCCCTCACAAAGCGGCGAATTAATTGCTCTGCTGGCTGAGTTCAAGATTTCAATAAACGACTACCTAAAAGAGCTGAGCAACTCTACAGTGAGGTCATTGGCAGACATAATTGCATTCAACTTGAATAACCCTGTTATAGTAAgtaggaaaattttaaaattacaaccaattttgttaTACAAAACTTACAAACTTGCGTGATAATGAATATGAATGATTGATGTCActtcaacaatataataaataaatatttcaattaCTTATTTTCTAATGGGTGAAATATCACCAAAGGTTCCCTTAATTTCTTTGATCCATGGTTGGATACTCAAGCGACATGGGCAAAGCTTGTCTTTTTATGCTGAAAATTTGACTTGAATGGACATGCAGGAAAAGATCAAGGAATATGGCCAAGCCAACTTTCTATTATCCCAAGCCACGAATGGAATTGGCAATAATGAGAAGGCGGCATTGCTTAACTTGAAAAATCTTTCCAGGGATGGATTTGAGAAACTGATGCGTAAGAATAGGTTAGATGCACTGGTAACACCTGGTCCAGATGCTGCTCCAGTTCTTGCAATTGGGGGATTCCCTGGTATTAATGTCCCTGCAGGATATGATAATAACGGTGTGCCCTTTGGCATAACCTTTGGAGGACTAAAGGGCTCAGAGCCAACGTTGATTGAGATTGCATATGGCTTTGAGCAGGCTACTAAGATTAGAAAGCCACCTTCATTTAAACCTTGATGTTTTAGAACAACCTCTATTTTAAATTGAAGAACGTCTATTAATACCTCTTAATCATGTACTTCGATTTAACTTGTATGTCCTGGTGATTTCTATCtatcaataaaaagaaaaaaagcattAATATATGTTCTTGTGGCAGATGATATATATCGAGTATAGTATCAAAACATgctcaaaattaaaatgaaaaggaCTGTGAGCTAAAAAATTATGGACATAATAACATTAGCTCTTAAATGCTTTCCATCAAATTAACAAGGCGGCTTGATATAGTTTGAACCCTAAGACGAAAGTATGAGGTggacattttttaattaaatgtcaCTCCAATAATATTTATGAAACTTTCTATAATgtatatttttacttaaaatatattattcttactcgttaaaatataaattgcttCTTCTCaataaatatacataattaatattttatatttatgggtTCATTTGTTttcatgtaaaataatttaGGAAAATTTTCCCCCAAATTTTAGGTGTTTTGCCCACGCCCAACCTAAAATTCTGGTcatattgaaaataattttaattaaccATAAAATAACACCCTTTCATATGCAAATTATTTTACGCATAGCCCaccccaccccccacccccaTCGAACCCAATCGACCTGTTGTAACTtgccacaaccaaaaaaaaaaaagaagaaaaaaatctgaaaagtttATGCTCTTTTTACCATTCAACTCACTTGGGTCTAATTAAGAGCTTTGTAGcatgtttcaaaaaaagaaaaaaaaaaaagagctttgtAGCCTAACTAATTGATACCTCCCAGTATTTTCAAGAAAGAAATTTAGGTATCGTTTGGTACACTCacttaaacacatgttttcagtttttaaacaatattacacatatttttacacattttttcatccacacatattttcacacatattttcaaacacatgttttcagttgtTAAGTGTATGTATCAAACACCCCCTTAGGATTCAAATTTTC
This portion of the Castanea sativa cultivar Marrone di Chiusa Pesio chromosome 7, ASM4071231v1 genome encodes:
- the LOC142605343 gene encoding putative amidase At4g34880; translated protein: MQSHSPTTSLLSSSPLTLLLLLLLFSTIFVNPINGSQFSITEATIDDIHLAFSKNQLTSRQLVDLYLDQIEALNPLLRSVLEVNPDALNQADEADRERQAAAAAKDQGRRSLGELHGIPILSKDSIGTKDKLNTTCGSYALLGSTVARDAGVVQRLRKAGAVILGKASLTEWYGVRSSEIPDGWCARGGQSLNPYVESADPCGSSSGPAISVAANMVSVSLGTETDGSIICPADHNSVVGIKPTVGLTSRAGVIPISPRQDTIGPICRTVTDAVYVLDAIVGFDPRDYEATKAASVFIPPGGYIQFLNEDGLKGKILGVVREPFLDSYNGTSAIPAFEHHLNVLRQRGATIVDNLEIANLDVIMDPSQSGELIALLAEFKISINDYLKELSNSTVRSLADIIAFNLNNPVIEKIKEYGQANFLLSQATNGIGNNEKAALLNLKNLSRDGFEKLMRKNRLDALVTPGPDAAPVLAIGGFPGINVPAGYDNNGVPFGITFGGLKGSEPTLIEIAYGFEQATKIRKPPSFKP